The following is a genomic window from Bacteroidales bacterium.
CTGAAAGATGCCATCGTTTCCCTCTCCATTGCCGATGGGTGGAACATTTTGAACGGGAAAAATCCGGCCGATACCAGCAACCAGGAAGCAGCTTTTGATTCCACCGCAGCAACAGGTTACCTCATTGCAACCACATATGATGAGCTGTTCGATACATTTCGCCCCAAAATAAATAACTCACTGAAGAGAGAATGGGTAGGCGGAGTATCCACCAAACAATTATGGGATGACCTTACCTCAACCTACAACGCCACGGCTGAACCCCTGGGCATGGAAACCGTGGATACCGAACTCGATGTATTCGTTACCGAAAAAGCACTGGATGGTCTGTTCCTCAAGGTAGCCAATGAAGAGAAAGAAATTCGGAAAGATCCGGCCCAATGGTCAGGTACACTCGTTGAAGA
Proteins encoded in this region:
- a CDS encoding DUF4197 domain-containing protein, with translation MNRFKILLVIIAFLVASCEEMDSLFKDKDTGLSEEEVVKGLKTALEVGSDTAVAVTSEVNGYYKDEAIKIMLPPEADIIYEHKDDASFQFLGLDQLIDDVVLSINRSAEDAASEASPILKDAIVSLSIADGWNILNGKNPADTSNQEAAFDSTAATGYLIATTYDELFDTFRPKINNSLKREWVGGVSTKQLWDDLTSTYNATAEPLGMETVDTELDVFVTEKALDGLFLKVANEEKEIRKDPAQWSGTLVE